The DNA segment AAGTTTCTGTTGGTAGTTGTCCATTCATTGGATGTAATACCATAGAATATAGATTATCTTGTCTTTGAGGAATTACACAACTATTTTCTTCTAATTTATGAGAATATTTCTCTAAAGTAGTTGATAACTCAACAGGTATATTTACATCTAAGTTTAATTTTTCTTTTACTTCTTTTAGGTGTTTTTCGTAGCATTCTATAAAAGCTTCTACACCCATTCTTCTTGGGATATATCTAGTTCTTGCTTTTGCCTTATTTTGATAATCTCCCTCTGCTATGAAAAGTTGTGTCATTCCCTCTACATGATAAAGAATATCTTTTGGTTCTACTAATTTTTCATAATGAAGAGCTGGAGCTGGGTTTCCTCCTAATCCTCCTGCTATAAATAATCTGAAATATGGTTTTCCATCTTTTACAGTTGCCATAAATCCTAAATCATTTAAAGTTGCGTTAGCGCCATCTTTATCACTTGAAGAAAATGCTATTTTTAATTTTCTAGGTAATTTATAAGTTGTTATTTGACTCATTAAGTATTTTCCAACTTCAAGAGCAAAAGGTGTCACATCAAAATACTCACCTTTTTCCACTCCAGACATAGCTGAAAGTGAAACGTTTCTTGGGAAGTTTCCTCCTCCACCACGAGTATAAAGATTGTGGTCTATTGCCTCGTCCATTATATCACATACATCATCGATCCCCAAATCGTGTAGTTGTATAGCTTGTCTTGTAGTTAAATGTAAACGTTTGATATCATATTTATCTAAAAATGATACTATTAGTTTTAGGTGTGCTAAAGGAAGAACTCCTGAATTAGTACGAAGTCTAATCATGAATTTTTCTCCACCACGTTGGGCGTAAACTCCCATACCTCCAGACTTACCTTTAAAGTCACCTATTGAAACTTCTTTTTTTAGAAATCTGTGCCCCAAT comes from the Fusobacterium perfoetens genome and includes:
- a CDS encoding nitrite/sulfite reductase, with the translated sequence MEGFNQLLKGEIDDFRELGHRFLKKEVSIGDFKGKSGGMGVYAQRGGEKFMIRLRTNSGVLPLAHLKLIVSFLDKYDIKRLHLTTRQAIQLHDLGIDDVCDIMDEAIDHNLYTRGGGGNFPRNVSLSAMSGVEKGEYFDVTPFALEVGKYLMSQITTYKLPRKLKIAFSSSDKDGANATLNDLGFMATVKDGKPYFRLFIAGGLGGNPAPALHYEKLVEPKDILYHVEGMTQLFIAEGDYQNKAKARTRYIPRRMGVEAFIECYEKHLKEVKEKLNLDVNIPVELSTTLEKYSHKLEENSCVIPQRQDNLYSMVLHPMNGQLPTETFKTLVEFLDKNPNTEARLSMTESIYVRNLTEEQIKELLELTKSVRMLNKVQQSVSCIGVPTCQMGIEQSQKLLTEILTYLKENNIPEELLPSIHISGCQNSCARHQVNEIGFAGGKRKVGDVLEDVFDLYIGGIFSREKTELGERIGTIIARNIPKFIGEVAVKLDQEKISFRQLLERKEEFLTIVKPYLI